In Citrobacter sp. RHB25-C09, the following proteins share a genomic window:
- the mscM gene encoding miniconductance mechanosensitive channel MscM, which yields MRLIITFLMAWCLSQGAYAATAPDAKQITQELEQAKAAKPAQPETVEALQSALNALEERKGSLERAKQYQQVIDNFPKLSATLRAQLANLRDEPRSVPPGMSTDALNQEILQVSSQLLEKSRQAQQEQERAREIADSLSQLPQQQTDARRQLNEIERRLGTATGNTPLNQAQNLSMQAESARLKAQVDELELAQLSANNRQELARMRSELADKQSQQLDAWLQALRNQLNSQRQREAEQALESTELLAENSADLPPDIVAQFKVNRELSAALNQQAQRMDLVASQQRQAASQTQQVRQALSTLREQSQWLGSSNLLGEALRAQVSRLPEMPKPQQLDTELAQLRVQRLRYEDRLNKQPQLRQLVQADGQPLTAEQNRILEAQLRTQRELLTSLLQGGDTLILELTKLKVSNSQLEDALKEVNEATHRYLFWTSDVRPMTFAWPLEIVQDLRRLLSLDTFSQLGKASLMMLTSRESLLPLFGALVLVGFSIYSRRHFTEFLERSAARVGKVTQDHFWLTLRTVFWSILVASPLPVLWMTLGYGLREAWPYPLAVAIGDGVTATVPLLWVVMICAAFARPNGLFIAHFGWPRERVSRAMRYYLMSIGLIVPLIMALIMFDNLNDREFSGSLGRLCFMLICGSLALVTLSLKKAGIPLYLDKEGSGDNMVNHILWNMMIGAPVLAILAAAVGYLATSQALLARLETSVAIWFLLLVIYHVIRRWMLIQRRRLAFDRAKHRRAEMLAQRARGEDESAHAMSLEGTVDVDESEVDLDAISAQSLRLVRSILMLIALLSVIVLWSEIHSAFGFLENISLWDVTSTVQGVESLEPITLGAVLIAILVFIITTQLVRNLPALLELALLQHLDLTPGTGYAITTITKYLLMLVGGLVGFSMIGIEWSKLQWLVAALGVGLGFGLQEIFANFISGLIILFEKPIRIGDTVTIRDLTGSVTKINTRATTISDWDRKEIIVPNKAFITEQFINWSLSDSVTRVVLTIPAPSDANSEEVTQILLTAAHRCSLVIDNPAPEVFLVDLQQGIQIFELRIYAAEMGHRMPLRHEIHQLILAGFHQHGIDMPFPPFQMRLESLGGKQTGRTLSSAGRASRPAGSL from the coding sequence GTGCGCCTGATTATCACTTTTCTGATGGCCTGGTGCCTCAGCCAGGGGGCGTACGCTGCGACGGCCCCCGACGCCAAACAGATAACCCAGGAACTGGAGCAGGCAAAAGCGGCAAAACCCGCCCAGCCGGAAACCGTAGAGGCGCTCCAGTCCGCCCTGAACGCGCTTGAGGAACGTAAAGGTTCCCTTGAGCGCGCAAAACAGTATCAGCAGGTTATCGACAATTTCCCGAAGCTGTCCGCTACTCTGCGCGCGCAGCTTGCTAACCTGCGTGATGAGCCACGCAGCGTCCCGCCGGGCATGTCCACCGATGCGCTGAACCAGGAAATTCTCCAGGTTAGCAGCCAGTTACTGGAAAAAAGCCGTCAGGCCCAGCAGGAGCAGGAGCGTGCCCGTGAAATAGCCGACTCGCTGAGCCAACTTCCCCAACAGCAAACCGATGCGCGCCGACAGCTCAACGAGATTGAACGACGCCTCGGCACCGCCACGGGTAACACGCCGCTCAATCAGGCACAAAATCTTAGCATGCAGGCCGAGTCTGCCCGCCTGAAAGCGCAGGTGGACGAACTGGAACTGGCACAACTTTCGGCGAATAACCGTCAGGAACTGGCACGAATGCGTTCCGAACTGGCGGACAAGCAAAGCCAGCAGCTCGATGCCTGGTTGCAGGCGCTGCGTAACCAACTCAACAGTCAGCGCCAGCGGGAAGCCGAACAGGCGCTGGAAAGTACCGAATTGCTGGCGGAGAACAGCGCCGACCTGCCGCCGGATATTGTCGCGCAGTTTAAAGTGAACCGTGAACTGTCAGCTGCGCTCAATCAACAGGCGCAGCGAATGGATCTTGTTGCCTCTCAGCAGCGTCAGGCCGCAAGCCAGACGCAACAAGTGCGTCAGGCGTTAAGCACCCTGCGTGAGCAGTCACAGTGGTTAGGCTCTTCAAACCTGCTGGGTGAAGCTCTGCGCGCCCAGGTATCGCGACTGCCGGAAATGCCGAAGCCGCAGCAACTGGATACGGAATTGGCACAGCTGCGCGTCCAGCGCCTGCGCTATGAAGACCGTCTCAATAAACAGCCCCAGCTTCGCCAGCTTGTGCAGGCGGATGGGCAGCCGCTGACCGCCGAACAAAATCGCATTCTGGAAGCACAACTGCGTACCCAGCGCGAACTATTGACGTCACTGTTACAGGGCGGCGATACGCTGATCCTGGAACTGACCAAACTAAAAGTTTCCAATAGTCAGCTCGAAGATGCCTTAAAAGAAGTGAATGAAGCCACTCACCGCTATCTGTTCTGGACGTCAGATGTTCGGCCAATGACCTTCGCCTGGCCGCTGGAGATCGTGCAGGATCTGCGTCGCCTGCTCTCGCTCGATACCTTTAGCCAGTTGGGCAAGGCCAGCCTGATGATGTTAACCAGCCGGGAGAGCCTGTTACCTCTGTTTGGTGCACTGGTTCTGGTGGGGTTCAGTATCTATTCACGCCGCCATTTCACCGAGTTTCTTGAACGCTCTGCCGCCAGAGTGGGCAAAGTGACACAGGACCACTTCTGGCTGACATTACGCACCGTTTTCTGGTCGATCCTGGTCGCCTCACCGCTGCCGGTTCTCTGGATGACGCTGGGCTATGGATTACGAGAAGCCTGGCCTTATCCTCTTGCGGTCGCCATCGGCGATGGGGTCACGGCGACGGTGCCGCTGCTGTGGGTAGTGATGATCTGCGCGGCGTTCGCCCGTCCAAATGGACTGTTTATCGCCCACTTCGGCTGGCCGCGTGAGCGGGTTTCTCGCGCGATGCGTTATTACCTGATGAGTATCGGGCTGATTGTGCCGCTGATTATGGCACTCATTATGTTCGATAACCTGAATGACCGGGAGTTCTCCGGCTCGCTTGGCCGCCTGTGCTTTATGTTAATCTGCGGCTCCCTCGCCCTCGTCACGCTGAGCCTCAAAAAAGCCGGGATTCCGCTGTATCTCGATAAAGAAGGTAGCGGCGACAATATGGTCAACCACATCCTGTGGAATATGATGATTGGCGCGCCAGTGCTGGCGATTCTGGCGGCGGCAGTGGGTTATCTGGCAACGTCCCAGGCCTTGCTGGCGCGTCTGGAAACGTCCGTTGCGATTTGGTTCCTGCTGCTGGTGATCTACCACGTTATTCGTCGGTGGATGCTAATTCAACGCCGGAGACTGGCGTTTGATCGTGCCAAACACCGCCGGGCAGAAATGTTAGCGCAACGCGCGCGTGGCGAGGACGAGTCGGCGCATGCCATGAGCCTTGAGGGGACCGTTGATGTCGATGAGAGCGAAGTCGATCTCGACGCCATCAGCGCGCAGTCTCTGCGTCTGGTGCGCTCCATTCTGATGCTGATTGCCCTGCTGTCGGTCATTGTGCTGTGGTCAGAGATCCATTCTGCATTCGGCTTCCTGGAAAATATCTCCCTGTGGGATGTGACTTCCACGGTGCAGGGGGTCGAAAGCTTAGAGCCGATAACGTTGGGGGCTGTGCTGATCGCCATTCTGGTGTTTATCATCACCACCCAACTGGTGCGCAATCTTCCGGCGCTGCTGGAGCTTGCATTGTTACAGCACCTCGATCTCACGCCAGGCACGGGCTATGCCATTACCACCATCACCAAATACCTGCTGATGTTGGTGGGTGGACTGGTAGGGTTCTCGATGATTGGTATCGAATGGTCAAAACTGCAATGGCTGGTCGCTGCCCTCGGTGTTGGTCTGGGCTTTGGCCTACAGGAGATCTTTGCCAACTTTATCTCCGGCCTGATTATCCTGTTTGAAAAACCGATTCGTATCGGCGATACGGTCACTATTCGCGATCTTACCGGCAGCGTGACGAAGATTAATACCCGTGCTACCACCATCAGCGACTGGGACCGCAAAGAGATTATTGTGCCGAATAAAGCGTTTATCACCGAGCAGTTTATCAACTGGTCGCTGTCAGATTCGGTAACGCGCGTGGTGTTGACCATTCCGGCACCTTCCGATGCCAACAGCGAAGAGGTGACGCAAATTCTGCTGACGGCGGCACATCGCTGCTCGCTGGTGATCGACAACCCCGCACCCGAAGTGTTCCTGGTGGATCTCCAACAGGGGATTCAAATCTTTGAGCTGCGTATCTATGCTGCTGAGATGGGACACCGTATGCCGCTGCGCCATGAGATTCACCAGCTGATCCTGGCGGGCTTCCATCAGCATGGCATCGATATGCCGTTCCCACCGTTCCAGATGCGTCTGGAGAGCCTGGGCGGTAAACAAACGGGGAGAACCTTAAGTTCTGCGGGCAGAGCCAGCCGCCCGGCGGGGAGTTTGTAA
- the orn gene encoding oligoribonuclease, translating into MSANENNLIWIDLEMTGLDPERDRIIEIATLVTDANLNILAEGPTIAVHQPDEQLALMDDWNVRTHTGSGLVERVKASAMGEREAELATLEFLKAWVPAGKSPICGNSIGQDRRFLFKYMPELENYFHYRYLDVSTLKELARRWKPEILDGFTKQGTHQAMDDIRESVAELAYYRENFIKL; encoded by the coding sequence ATGAGTGCAAATGAAAACAACCTGATTTGGATTGATCTCGAGATGACCGGGCTTGATCCCGAGCGCGATCGCATTATTGAAATTGCCACGCTGGTCACCGACGCGAACCTGAATATCCTGGCTGAAGGGCCGACCATTGCGGTACATCAGCCGGATGAACAACTGGCGTTGATGGATGACTGGAACGTGCGTACCCACACGGGTAGCGGACTGGTAGAACGCGTCAAGGCCAGCGCGATGGGCGAACGTGAAGCGGAGCTTGCGACCCTTGAATTCCTGAAGGCGTGGGTACCGGCGGGCAAGTCGCCTATCTGTGGTAACAGTATTGGTCAGGATCGCCGTTTTTTGTTTAAGTACATGCCGGAACTGGAAAATTATTTCCACTATCGCTATCTGGACGTGAGCACGCTGAAAGAGCTGGCGCGCCGCTGGAAGCCAGAGATCCTGGACGGGTTCACCAAGCAGGGTACGCACCAGGCTATGGATGATATTCGCGAGTCGGTGGCGGAACTGGCTTACTACCGTGAGAACTTTATTAAGCTGTAA
- the rsgA gene encoding small ribosomal subunit biogenesis GTPase RsgA, which translates to MSKNKLSKGQQRRVNANHQRRLKTSKEKPDYDDNLFGETAEGIVISRFGMHADVESADGDIHRCNIRRTIRSLVTGDRVVWRPGKAAAEGVNVKGIVEAVHERTSVLTRPDFYDGVKPIAANIDQIVVVSAILPELSLNIIDRYLVACETLEVEPIIVLNKIDLLDDEGLAFVNEQMDIYRKIGYRVLMVSSHTKDGLKPLEEALTDRISIFAGQSGVGKSSLLNNLLGLQQEILTNDVSGVSGLGQHTTTASRLYHFPHGGDVIDSPGVREFGLWHLEPEQIFNGFVEFHEYLGACKYRDCKHDNDPGCAIRAAVENGEIAETRFENYHRILESMDQVKTRKNFSDTDD; encoded by the coding sequence TTGAGTAAAAATAAACTCTCTAAAGGCCAGCAGCGCCGCGTGAACGCCAATCACCAGCGTCGTCTTAAAACGTCTAAAGAGAAGCCCGACTACGATGACAACCTGTTTGGCGAAACCGCTGAAGGCATTGTGATCAGTCGATTTGGCATGCACGCTGACGTCGAATCTGCCGATGGTGATATTCACCGCTGTAATATTCGCCGCACCATTCGTTCACTGGTTACCGGTGACCGCGTCGTCTGGCGTCCCGGTAAAGCCGCAGCGGAAGGGGTCAACGTCAAAGGTATTGTTGAAGCCGTGCATGAACGTACCTCTGTTCTCACCCGCCCGGACTTCTATGACGGCGTAAAACCGATTGCCGCCAATATTGATCAAATTGTTGTTGTTTCGGCTATTTTGCCAGAGCTGTCGCTTAACATTATCGATCGTTATCTGGTTGCCTGCGAAACGCTGGAAGTCGAGCCGATTATCGTGCTTAACAAAATCGATCTGCTGGATGACGAAGGCCTGGCATTTGTTAACGAACAGATGGATATCTACCGCAAAATAGGTTACCGGGTATTGATGGTTTCCAGTCATACCAAAGATGGGCTAAAGCCGCTTGAGGAAGCGCTGACCGACCGCATCAGTATTTTCGCAGGGCAATCCGGGGTGGGTAAATCCAGCCTGCTGAATAATCTCCTTGGGCTCCAGCAGGAAATTCTGACCAACGATGTTTCGGGCGTTTCAGGTCTGGGTCAACACACCACGACCGCTTCGCGTCTGTATCACTTCCCGCACGGCGGCGACGTCATTGACTCCCCTGGGGTGCGTGAATTCGGTTTGTGGCATCTTGAACCGGAACAAATTTTTAATGGCTTTGTCGAATTCCATGAATATTTAGGCGCTTGTAAATATCGCGACTGTAAACATGATAACGACCCTGGCTGTGCTATCCGCGCCGCGGTTGAGAACGGTGAAATTGCGGAAACCCGCTTCGAAAACTATCACCGCATTCTTGAAAGCATGGATCAGGTAAAAACGCGTAAAAACTTTTCTGATACCGACGACTGA
- the asd gene encoding archaetidylserine decarboxylase (Phosphatidylserine decarboxylase is synthesized as a single chain precursor. Generation of the pyruvoyl active site from a Ser is coupled to cleavage of a Gly-Ser bond between the larger (beta) and smaller (alpha chains). It is an integral membrane protein.): MLNSFKLSLQYILPKLWLTRLAGWGASKRAGWLTKLVIDLFVKFYKVDMQEAQKPDTASYRTFNDFFVRPLRDDVRPLNTDPNVLVMPADGVISQLGRIEEDKILQAKGHNYSLEALLAGNYLMADLFRNGSFVTTYLSPRDYHRVHMPCNGILREMIYVPGDLFSVNHLTAQNVPNLFARNERVICLFDTEFGPMAQILVGATIVGSIETVWAGTITPPREGVIKRWTWPAGESEGSVALLKGQEMGRFKLGSTVINLFAPGKVDLVEQLESLSVTKIGQPLAISTETFVAPVDAEPAPLPEEEIRAEHEASPLVDDKKDET; this comes from the coding sequence TTGTTAAACTCATTTAAACTTTCGCTGCAATATATTCTGCCAAAACTGTGGCTCACTCGCCTGGCGGGCTGGGGCGCGAGCAAACGAGCGGGATGGTTGACCAAACTGGTTATTGACCTGTTTGTGAAGTTCTACAAGGTCGATATGCAAGAGGCGCAAAAACCAGATACCGCCAGCTATCGTACCTTCAATGATTTCTTTGTCCGCCCACTGCGTGACGATGTTCGCCCGCTGAACACTGACCCGAACGTGCTGGTAATGCCTGCCGATGGTGTCATCAGTCAGCTTGGCCGCATCGAAGAAGATAAAATTTTGCAAGCCAAAGGCCACAACTACAGCCTGGAAGCGCTGCTGGCGGGTAACTACCTGATGGCAGACCTTTTCCGTAACGGTTCGTTTGTGACCACTTACCTTTCCCCTCGCGACTATCACCGCGTACATATGCCATGCAACGGCATTCTGCGCGAGATGATCTACGTACCGGGCGATCTGTTCTCAGTGAATCATCTTACCGCTCAGAACGTGCCGAATCTGTTTGCCCGCAATGAGCGTGTGATCTGCCTGTTTGATACGGAGTTTGGCCCAATGGCGCAAATCCTGGTCGGTGCTACGATTGTTGGCAGCATTGAAACCGTCTGGGCGGGCACGATTACGCCGCCGCGCGAAGGTGTTATCAAGCGCTGGACCTGGCCTGCCGGGGAAAGCGAAGGGTCTGTGGCGCTGCTGAAAGGCCAGGAGATGGGCCGCTTCAAGCTGGGCTCTACGGTTATTAACCTGTTTGCACCGGGTAAAGTTGACCTCGTCGAACAGTTGGAAAGCCTGTCAGTGACCAAAATCGGCCAGCCGCTGGCCATCTCTACGGAAACGTTCGTTGCGCCCGTTGATGCCGAGCCCGCGCCACTTCCGGAAGAAGAGATCCGGGCAGAACATGAAGCCAGCCCGTTGGTTGATGACAAAAAAGACGAAACCTGA